One genomic region from Candidatus Dormiibacterota bacterium encodes:
- the rph gene encoding ribonuclease PH: MTRSDGRRPDQLRPVTIEPNVMKYAEGSALISIGHTRVLCAATLEERVPGWMKGKGLGWVSAEYAMLPRATHERTQRESSKGRVGGRTHEIQRIIGRALRAVTDTAKLGERTIWIDCDVLQADGGTRTASVTGAFVALALALAKNFQPTDARRWPLSGMVAATSVGIVNGTPMLDLAYDEDSKAHTDMNVFMTDAGRFVEIQGTAEAAPFDRAELDALLALADNGVRELFTTQRAVLAACGVDIGTHAG, translated from the coding sequence ATGACCCGTAGCGATGGGCGTCGGCCCGACCAACTTCGCCCCGTCACGATCGAGCCCAACGTGATGAAGTACGCGGAAGGCAGCGCGCTTATCAGCATCGGCCATACGCGCGTCCTCTGCGCCGCGACGCTCGAAGAGCGCGTCCCGGGCTGGATGAAGGGCAAGGGCCTAGGATGGGTCAGCGCCGAGTATGCGATGCTGCCGCGCGCGACGCACGAACGCACGCAACGCGAATCCTCCAAAGGACGGGTCGGCGGCCGCACGCACGAAATCCAGCGCATCATCGGCCGCGCGCTCCGCGCCGTGACCGATACCGCGAAGCTGGGCGAACGCACCATTTGGATCGACTGCGACGTGCTGCAGGCCGACGGCGGGACGCGTACGGCTTCCGTCACCGGCGCATTCGTCGCGCTCGCGCTCGCGCTCGCCAAGAACTTTCAACCAACCGACGCGCGGCGCTGGCCGTTGAGCGGCATGGTGGCGGCCACCAGCGTCGGGATCGTCAACGGCACCCCGATGTTGGACTTGGCGTATGACGAAGATAGCAAGGCGCACACCGATATGAACGTGTTCATGACGGATGCCGGGCGATTCGTAGAGATACAAGGAACCGCAGAGGCGGCGCCTTTCGACCGCGCCGAACTCGATGCGCTCCTCGCGCTCGCCGACAACGGCGTGCGGGAACTCTTCACCACACAACGCGCAGTCCTGGCGGCCTGCGGCGTCGATATCGGCACGCATGCCGGTTGA
- a CDS encoding MlaD family protein: MTRQAQVGAFALLSLLLLFGVFYVITDFGTRHTGYRIGVHFQSAAGLHSGAIVYFSGVSVGTVDSISLLPDNTVDVILAVNRDVDIPSASRFLIQAPLTGDPNLIIVPPVPIPRPAGVTGPTPAPQAIPMLARQVLPIDEQPQGNNSATIADLLQQGQGQIKRLDTILADLESREPKLLDTLQATIENANHLTTTADQTMQQFSTQALQIADSLQSSLGTASRNIDELTATLNDTTQLNSKKIDVILSNFQTTSVALNTSMTSLANIASDPNLKTNILATTKNIAETTDAIAGITKDLRSITGDPQTQSQVRNTVANLDATMQRANSLLGSLGGTSSVYGVDRGATPAPIPTGTTSPFSLSPPSPAPYGAASPSVQSTPGQLDRQRDAVRRLALKRRLATVARNLLAIQLRVSALSAQHYCCDNPLLSKDRGPQTDINAIVFPKGETSFIVGANDIGYHTTANLAALKSFGHGVRLGGGLLYSQLGLLGQFNQPHYGIETRIYNLRRPSLDLYGNLRLMPGAELFFGQRDMTHITRRTVYGIQLQF; this comes from the coding sequence ATGACGCGACAGGCCCAGGTTGGGGCTTTTGCCCTCCTCTCACTCCTACTGCTCTTTGGGGTGTTCTACGTCATCACCGATTTCGGCACCCGGCACACCGGCTACCGCATCGGCGTCCATTTCCAATCGGCCGCAGGCCTGCATTCGGGCGCGATCGTGTACTTCAGCGGGGTGAGCGTCGGAACCGTCGATTCGATTTCGCTGCTCCCAGATAATACCGTCGACGTGATCCTGGCCGTCAACCGCGACGTCGACATCCCGAGCGCTTCGCGCTTTCTGATTCAGGCGCCGCTAACCGGCGACCCGAACCTCATCATCGTCCCGCCGGTCCCCATCCCTCGACCGGCTGGGGTGACCGGGCCCACGCCCGCGCCGCAAGCCATACCGATGCTCGCGCGTCAGGTTTTGCCGATCGACGAACAGCCGCAAGGAAACAACTCTGCGACGATCGCCGATTTACTCCAGCAAGGGCAGGGGCAAATCAAACGTCTGGACACAATTCTCGCCGATCTCGAATCGCGTGAACCCAAGCTGCTCGACACGCTGCAGGCAACGATAGAAAACGCCAATCATCTAACCACGACCGCCGACCAAACCATGCAACAATTCTCGACGCAGGCGCTCCAAATCGCCGACTCGTTGCAGAGCAGTTTGGGTACTGCCAGCCGCAACATCGACGAATTGACCGCAACGCTCAACGACACGACGCAGCTCAACTCCAAGAAGATCGACGTCATACTCTCGAACTTCCAAACCACGTCGGTCGCGCTCAACACCTCGATGACGTCGCTGGCGAACATCGCCTCCGACCCCAATCTCAAGACCAACATTTTAGCCACGACCAAAAACATCGCGGAAACCACCGATGCGATCGCGGGAATCACTAAAGATCTGCGAAGCATCACCGGCGACCCTCAGACGCAGAGCCAGGTACGCAATACGGTTGCCAACCTCGATGCGACGATGCAACGCGCGAATTCTCTCCTCGGATCGCTCGGCGGCACCAGCAGCGTCTACGGCGTCGACCGGGGTGCCACGCCGGCCCCCATTCCCACCGGTACGACGTCGCCCTTTTCCCTATCGCCGCCGAGCCCCGCGCCGTACGGCGCCGCCTCGCCGAGCGTTCAGAGCACGCCCGGCCAGCTGGACCGGCAACGCGATGCCGTGCGGCGTCTTGCCCTCAAGCGACGCCTGGCTACGGTCGCGCGCAACTTGCTCGCGATCCAGCTTCGCGTCAGCGCGCTCTCCGCGCAGCATTATTGCTGCGATAACCCGCTCTTGAGCAAGGATCGCGGCCCGCAGACCGATATCAATGCGATCGTGTTTCCGAAGGGCGAGACCAGCTTCATCGTCGGTGCGAACGACATCGGCTACCACACGACGGCGAACCTCGCCGCGCTCAAGTCGTTCGGACATGGCGTGCGGCTGGGTGGCGGGTTGCTCTACTCGCAACTCGGCCTGCTCGGGCAGTTCAATCAGCCGCATTACGGCATCGAGACGCGCATTTACAACCTGCGCCGCCCCTCGCTCGATCTGTACGGCAACTTGCGATTGATGCCCGGCGCGGAACTCTTCTTTGGCCAACGGGATATGACGCACATCACCCGCCGTACCGTTTACGGCATCCAACTGCAGTTCTGA
- the rpoZ gene encoding DNA-directed RNA polymerase subunit omega encodes MSKTVFGDLDALLKHADSKFSLVNIVTKRARQLNNWIRVQQLPAADRREFFASEPLIAQDEINPNKPVSIALDEIAEGMIEYHRTKESIK; translated from the coding sequence ATGAGTAAAACGGTATTCGGAGATCTCGACGCGCTGCTCAAGCACGCGGATTCCAAATTCAGCCTCGTCAACATCGTGACCAAACGCGCGCGTCAGCTCAATAACTGGATTCGCGTCCAGCAGCTCCCGGCGGCCGACCGTCGCGAGTTTTTTGCAAGCGAACCGCTGATCGCGCAAGACGAAATCAATCCCAATAAGCCCGTATCGATCGCCTTGGACGAAATCGCCGAAGGAATGATCGAATACCATCGCACCAAGGAAAGCATCAAGTAA
- a CDS encoding DUF4097 family beta strand repeat-containing protein, translating to MRSIPALNHRSIVLLLLAAVGLASCGSHAPYITTTGTLPANAVMTVQAVQAGINAYKPAVGQPDDLFTVSATALGGVPPAAPTIRHAGNGIVVDASAPLRNLLLRVPANVNLNVDSQRGDVDVTEISGNVDVHAGVGSVDVMIAGYAQASVTKGQISVTMGSTTWPGVLTFRNQDGDVEVWVTETAKFRVHLHTGDGMLFTDFPLHGTSSGTGETIDGVVNGGAARAIDIDVKRGNIRLLSLHPEA from the coding sequence ATGAGGAGTATCCCCGCGTTGAACCATCGGTCGATCGTCCTTCTTCTTCTCGCAGCCGTCGGGCTCGCATCGTGCGGGTCACACGCTCCCTATATCACGACGACCGGCACCTTGCCGGCGAACGCCGTCATGACCGTGCAGGCCGTCCAAGCCGGCATCAATGCCTATAAGCCCGCCGTCGGGCAACCGGACGATCTTTTCACGGTCAGCGCCACGGCACTCGGGGGCGTTCCGCCCGCGGCTCCGACGATCCGTCACGCGGGCAACGGGATCGTCGTCGATGCGAGCGCGCCGCTGCGCAACCTGCTCTTACGCGTTCCGGCGAACGTCAATCTCAACGTCGATTCGCAGCGAGGCGACGTCGACGTAACCGAAATCTCCGGTAACGTCGACGTTCACGCCGGCGTCGGCAGCGTCGACGTCATGATCGCCGGATACGCGCAGGCGAGCGTCACAAAAGGTCAGATCTCCGTGACGATGGGCTCGACGACGTGGCCCGGCGTGCTGACCTTTCGCAATCAGGACGGCGACGTCGAAGTGTGGGTGACCGAAACCGCGAAATTCCGCGTGCACCTGCACACCGGCGATGGGATGCTCTTCACGGATTTCCCGCTCCATGGCACCTCAAGCGGCACGGGCGAGACCATCGACGGCGTCGTGAACGGCGGAGCCGCGCGCGCGATCGACATCGACGTCAAGCGGGGGAATATTCGGCTGCTGAGCCTTCACCCGGAGGCATAG
- a CDS encoding 2-dehydropantoate 2-reductase, whose translation MSDAKIKVGIIGAGSMGTLFGYHLAKTSDVTILESNATVSDAIRRKGLCVNDGKPVKVTVARSARELYASNVLFLFVKAVDTLRALRPFAGELNPSTPVVSLQNGIGNEDAIRTALGGAVPVILGITTESSTTLGPGRVSSSEQGATIIGSSTASPTTSRTVADVLVHSGLQASIVYDIRPHLWGKLVANASINALSALLECPVGAIPKEPNAAHLAEVLADEAAAVAAALKINLPYANPWHYVMQVILLGADTKSSMAFDLETGHPSEIDYINGAIVAFGRRTNVPTPYNDTMVRLVKAREALLAQTRGA comes from the coding sequence ATGAGCGACGCTAAAATCAAAGTCGGTATCATCGGAGCGGGGTCGATGGGGACCCTCTTCGGATATCATCTCGCGAAGACCAGCGACGTGACGATCCTGGAATCCAATGCGACCGTCTCCGACGCGATCCGCCGCAAGGGCCTGTGCGTCAACGACGGCAAGCCCGTGAAGGTCACCGTCGCGCGAAGCGCGCGCGAACTCTACGCATCGAACGTGCTCTTTCTATTCGTGAAGGCCGTGGACACGCTGCGCGCGCTACGCCCGTTCGCGGGCGAACTCAATCCGTCGACGCCGGTGGTCTCGCTTCAGAACGGAATCGGCAACGAGGACGCCATTCGCACCGCGCTCGGCGGGGCCGTACCCGTGATCCTCGGTATTACGACCGAATCGTCGACGACGCTTGGCCCCGGACGCGTGTCGAGTTCGGAGCAGGGGGCGACCATCATCGGTTCGTCGACGGCATCTCCGACGACGTCGCGCACGGTCGCCGACGTGCTCGTACATAGCGGCCTGCAAGCCTCGATCGTCTACGACATCCGCCCGCACCTGTGGGGGAAGTTGGTAGCAAATGCATCGATCAACGCCCTCTCGGCCTTGCTGGAATGCCCGGTCGGCGCGATTCCGAAAGAACCGAACGCCGCGCACCTAGCCGAAGTGCTCGCCGACGAGGCGGCCGCGGTTGCAGCCGCGCTGAAAATCAATTTGCCGTACGCGAACCCCTGGCACTACGTTATGCAAGTGATTCTGCTGGGCGCCGATACGAAGAGTTCCATGGCGTTCGATTTGGAGACCGGGCATCCGAGCGAGATCGATTATATCAACGGCGCGATCGTCGCGTTCGGCCGCCGAACCAACGTCCCGACCCCATACAACGACACCATGGTTCGACTCGTTAAAGCCCGAGAAGCGCTGCTCGCTCAGACCCGCGGCGCGTGA
- the xerA gene encoding site-specific tyrosine recombinase/integron integrase gives MSSFIPADPTIAEFAAYLRLERGQSPRTSEEYARDVEVFGEFLEPGHPKTAAFFKLGTATTSDVRRFVMELMGPRKYTPVSVRRKLAALRSYFALRKREGHRADNPAADVPPPKAPKRLPHVMSEPEVARLLRTRVAGKDDFQRLRNTAIMELLYASGIRRAELVGLNISDVDLERRLMRVIGKGNKQRMVFINQAAADAVRNYLGVRPRSSDEALFLSRRKTRLSHRQAWVIFREFAELSGLTQHVTPHVMRHSFATHLLENGADIMTIKELLGHESLSTTQIYTNVSLEHMRRSYEDAHPRDRTEER, from the coding sequence ATGAGTTCGTTCATTCCCGCCGATCCCACGATCGCCGAGTTCGCCGCGTACCTGCGCCTGGAGCGCGGGCAGTCGCCGCGTACCTCCGAGGAGTACGCACGCGACGTCGAGGTGTTCGGCGAGTTCCTCGAGCCCGGGCACCCGAAGACGGCGGCGTTTTTCAAGCTCGGCACGGCCACCACATCCGACGTGCGACGATTCGTGATGGAGCTGATGGGCCCGCGCAAATACACGCCGGTCTCGGTCCGGCGCAAGCTCGCGGCGTTGCGCTCGTATTTTGCGCTGCGAAAACGCGAAGGGCACCGGGCCGACAATCCCGCAGCCGACGTCCCGCCGCCCAAAGCTCCCAAACGTTTACCGCACGTCATGTCCGAGCCCGAGGTGGCGCGGCTGCTGCGCACGCGCGTCGCCGGCAAAGACGATTTCCAGCGCCTGCGCAATACCGCCATCATGGAACTGCTCTATGCGAGCGGTATCCGTCGCGCGGAGTTGGTGGGGTTGAACATCAGCGACGTCGATTTAGAGCGCCGTTTGATGCGCGTGATCGGCAAGGGCAACAAACAGCGGATGGTCTTCATCAATCAGGCTGCCGCAGACGCGGTCCGCAATTATCTCGGCGTGCGTCCACGCAGTTCCGACGAAGCGCTGTTTCTGTCGCGTCGCAAGACGCGTCTCTCCCACCGGCAGGCCTGGGTGATCTTTCGAGAATTCGCCGAGCTTTCGGGGTTAACGCAGCACGTCACACCGCACGTGATGCGCCATTCGTTCGCGACGCATCTGCTCGAAAACGGTGCGGACATCATGACCATCAAAGAGTTGCTGGGCCACGAGAGCCTTTCCACCACCCAAATCTACACCAACGTTTCGCTCGAACATATGCGGCGCAGTTACGAAGACGCACACCCCCGCGACCGCACCGAAGAGCGATGA
- a CDS encoding FAD-binding oxidoreductase gives MQRLLAELAAIVGPAAVLTDPEQTQAFYNDWRGVFRGNAMAVVRPESTQEVARVVALAHATRTAIVPQGGNTGLAAGATPLGLDGAIVLSLSRMHRIESVDPIGNTLTAQAGCVLTDVQAAANAANRLFPLSLGAEGSAQIGGLISTNAGGSGVLRYGTMRALVLGLEAVLPDGSIVDGLRALRKDNAGYDWKQLFIGAEGTLGIVTSAVLRLFPKPRFQTTALLGLGSPKDALRAFSQLQELLGDTLVACELFSDTTVTLRSAQQPSLTRPMPAQPWYLLLEAAASLQGMRDAFEAALATLIDADIAIDCVVAESQRQSDELWEWRESIPETEKRAARSAKHDVSVPIVDVPRFIEEATLAVETAHPGTRVLAFGHVGDGNVHFNVLLPGEDAVRSDAVNATVHAIVTAYRGSITAEHGIGRYRRDELSTQRSPQEMALMRAVKHAIDPLGIMNPGSVLTMPPGEGSAAEYSPA, from the coding sequence ATGCAGAGACTGCTCGCGGAGCTCGCGGCAATCGTCGGGCCGGCCGCCGTCCTTACCGATCCGGAACAAACGCAGGCGTTCTATAACGATTGGCGCGGCGTCTTTCGCGGCAACGCGATGGCCGTCGTACGGCCGGAATCGACGCAGGAGGTGGCTCGCGTCGTCGCGCTAGCGCATGCAACGCGCACCGCGATCGTCCCACAAGGTGGAAATACCGGCCTCGCCGCCGGTGCCACGCCCCTCGGGCTCGACGGTGCGATCGTGCTCTCGCTATCGCGCATGCATCGAATAGAGTCCGTCGATCCGATTGGGAATACGTTGACGGCGCAGGCCGGCTGCGTCTTGACCGACGTTCAAGCCGCGGCGAACGCCGCGAACCGGCTCTTTCCGCTCTCGCTCGGCGCGGAGGGGTCGGCTCAGATCGGCGGGCTCATATCGACCAACGCCGGCGGCTCGGGGGTCCTTCGCTACGGAACGATGCGCGCGCTCGTGCTCGGATTGGAGGCCGTTTTACCGGACGGAAGCATCGTCGACGGCTTACGCGCGTTGCGGAAAGATAACGCCGGATACGATTGGAAGCAACTCTTCATCGGTGCGGAGGGCACGCTCGGCATCGTCACGAGCGCGGTGCTTCGGCTCTTTCCCAAGCCCCGTTTTCAAACGACGGCGTTGCTGGGCCTCGGCAGCCCGAAAGACGCGTTGCGCGCGTTTAGCCAACTGCAGGAACTGCTCGGCGATACGCTCGTCGCCTGCGAGCTCTTTTCGGATACGACGGTGACGCTGCGATCCGCGCAACAGCCCTCCCTCACGCGTCCGATGCCGGCTCAGCCGTGGTATCTGCTGTTGGAGGCCGCCGCATCGCTTCAGGGGATGCGCGACGCCTTCGAGGCCGCGCTCGCAACGCTGATCGACGCCGACATCGCAATCGACTGCGTCGTGGCCGAAAGCCAGCGGCAAAGCGACGAACTCTGGGAATGGCGTGAGTCCATCCCCGAAACGGAGAAGCGCGCGGCGCGTAGCGCAAAACACGACGTCTCGGTTCCGATCGTCGACGTGCCGCGCTTCATCGAAGAAGCGACACTGGCGGTAGAAACCGCTCATCCCGGAACGCGCGTTCTCGCCTTCGGCCACGTAGGCGACGGGAACGTCCACTTCAACGTGTTGCTCCCAGGCGAGGACGCCGTGCGCAGCGATGCCGTCAACGCAACGGTGCATGCGATCGTTACCGCCTACCGTGGAAGCATTACCGCCGAGCACGGCATCGGGCGCTATCGCCGCGACGAACTATCGACGCAGCGCAGTCCGCAGGAAATGGCGCTCATGCGCGCCGTGAAGCACGCGATCGACCCGCTCGGAATCATGAACCCCGGGAGCGTCTTGACTATGCCTCCGGGTGAAGGCTCAGCAGCCGAATATTCCCCCGCTTGA
- the glmS gene encoding glutamine--fructose-6-phosphate transaminase (isomerizing) — translation MCGIVGYIGERDSVPIIMDALGRLEYRGYDSAGVAVIDAAGTLTGSKAEGKLSRLAERLRDGSPLAGTCGLGHTRWATHGRPNDANAHPHMDCSGKIAVVHNGIIENYGPLRARLVELGHTFKSETDTEVLSHLIEMHYDGDLAVAVRKTLREVRGAYALGVISSDDPEHLVFARNGASPLVVGIGEGEMFVASDTPAILPYTRREIILQEGEMVVVGRDGYSLTDYEGVPIDREVVTVTWDATSAEKSGYKHFMLKEIFEQPVVIKETLAGRMDENGRVHLANELGGVTDDTLRAISKIAITGCGTAYHAGMVGMYLLRSLVHLPVEMELASEFRYGDPVIDPTALVIAMSQSGETADTVEAVRIAKDAGSTILGICNVLGSHLTRLAHGTLYTRGGPEIGVAATKTYVSQVTAMTLFALYLAKLRGTADPARLQAIGEGTKLLPAAVDVVLDTSDEIRKVAKKYRKMQSCLFMGRYINYPTALEGALKLKEISYIHAEGYAAGEMKHGPIALLDPHVPVIGVMTDDRVREKMLSNLMESKAREAPVIVVANHGDEEARAVADHVFWVPKVDELLSPIVNVIPLQLLAYHIADIEGKDVDQPRNLAKTVTVE, via the coding sequence ATGTGTGGGATCGTTGGATACATTGGGGAACGCGATAGCGTCCCCATCATCATGGATGCCCTCGGGCGGCTAGAGTACCGCGGCTACGACAGCGCGGGCGTTGCGGTTATCGATGCCGCAGGCACGCTGACCGGCTCCAAAGCCGAGGGCAAACTTTCGCGACTTGCGGAGCGGCTGCGCGACGGCAGCCCCCTCGCCGGTACGTGCGGCCTGGGCCACACGCGGTGGGCCACGCATGGAAGGCCGAACGATGCGAACGCGCATCCGCATATGGACTGTTCCGGAAAGATCGCCGTCGTCCATAACGGCATCATCGAAAACTACGGTCCGCTCCGAGCCAGATTGGTCGAACTCGGGCATACGTTCAAGAGCGAGACCGATACCGAGGTGCTCTCGCATCTGATCGAGATGCACTACGACGGCGATCTCGCGGTCGCGGTGCGCAAGACCCTGCGCGAGGTGCGCGGAGCCTACGCGCTCGGCGTCATATCGAGCGACGATCCCGAACATTTGGTTTTCGCACGTAACGGTGCGAGCCCGCTGGTGGTGGGTATCGGCGAAGGGGAGATGTTCGTCGCCTCCGATACGCCGGCAATCCTCCCGTACACGCGGCGCGAAATCATTCTCCAAGAAGGCGAAATGGTCGTGGTCGGGCGCGACGGCTACAGCCTGACGGATTACGAAGGCGTACCCATCGATCGCGAGGTCGTGACGGTAACGTGGGATGCTACGTCGGCTGAAAAGAGCGGCTACAAGCATTTCATGCTCAAGGAAATCTTCGAGCAGCCGGTCGTGATCAAAGAGACGCTGGCCGGGCGAATGGACGAGAACGGCCGCGTGCATCTCGCGAACGAGCTGGGCGGGGTCACCGACGACACCCTGCGCGCGATCAGCAAGATCGCCATCACCGGGTGCGGCACCGCGTATCACGCGGGCATGGTCGGCATGTATCTCCTACGCTCGCTCGTGCATTTACCGGTCGAAATGGAACTCGCCAGCGAGTTTCGTTACGGCGACCCGGTAATCGACCCCACCGCTTTGGTGATCGCGATGTCGCAATCGGGCGAGACGGCGGATACGGTTGAAGCCGTGCGCATCGCCAAGGATGCCGGGAGTACGATTTTGGGCATCTGCAACGTACTGGGATCGCATCTCACTCGCTTGGCGCACGGCACGCTCTACACGCGCGGCGGGCCCGAGATCGGCGTGGCGGCAACGAAGACCTACGTTTCGCAGGTTACCGCCATGACGCTCTTCGCGCTCTATTTGGCGAAACTGCGCGGCACCGCCGATCCCGCGCGCCTCCAGGCGATCGGCGAGGGCACCAAGCTTCTGCCTGCCGCGGTCGACGTCGTGCTCGACACGTCCGACGAGATCCGCAAGGTCGCAAAAAAATATCGCAAAATGCAGAGCTGCCTTTTCATGGGGCGGTACATCAATTATCCGACCGCGCTCGAAGGCGCGCTCAAGCTCAAAGAGATCTCATACATCCACGCCGAGGGCTACGCCGCGGGCGAGATGAAGCACGGCCCGATCGCGCTGCTCGATCCGCACGTTCCGGTCATCGGCGTTATGACCGACGATCGCGTTCGCGAGAAAATGCTTTCGAATCTCATGGAGTCAAAAGCGCGTGAAGCACCCGTAATCGTCGTCGCGAATCACGGAGATGAAGAAGCCCGCGCGGTTGCCGACCACGTGTTCTGGGTTCCGAAGGTCGACGAACTGCTCTCGCCGATCGTCAACGTGATCCCCTTACAGCTCCTGGCCTATCATATTGCCGATATCGAAGGTAAGGATGTCGATCAACCGCGTAACCTTGCAAAAACCGTCACCGTTGAGTAA
- a CDS encoding ABC transporter permease, with amino-acid sequence MLDKVGRATIGFFDYTGGITALAGESAGFLVRLRIRFVETLNQCYFLGFQSLSIVLLTSLFTGMVISLESAMQAVQYGVGNLVGGAVTYGSVRELGPMLTAVVVAGRVGAAIAAELGSMVVTEQIDALTSMGLEPTRFLVVPRLLALLIMLPLLTICADVISTLGGMWIAQTYAHISVETFLSSARQAIGFEDVLKGLVKSLVFALIIALVGAYQGLSTRGGAAGVGKATTGAVVISIILIFISNFALSMVLFGGH; translated from the coding sequence ATGCTCGATAAGGTCGGTCGCGCGACGATCGGCTTCTTCGATTACACCGGCGGCATCACGGCGCTTGCGGGCGAGTCGGCCGGCTTCTTGGTGCGCCTGCGCATTCGGTTCGTCGAAACGCTGAACCAATGCTATTTCCTCGGCTTTCAGTCGCTCTCGATCGTCCTGCTGACCTCCCTCTTCACGGGCATGGTGATCTCGCTCGAATCGGCCATGCAAGCCGTCCAATACGGCGTCGGCAACTTGGTCGGCGGAGCGGTAACCTACGGCTCGGTCCGCGAGCTGGGCCCGATGCTCACGGCCGTCGTCGTCGCCGGACGCGTCGGCGCCGCGATCGCCGCGGAGTTGGGCTCGATGGTCGTAACCGAGCAGATCGACGCGCTCACGTCGATGGGCCTGGAGCCCACGCGCTTTCTGGTCGTACCCCGCCTACTGGCGCTATTGATCATGCTCCCGTTGCTCACGATTTGCGCCGACGTCATTTCGACGCTCGGCGGCATGTGGATCGCGCAGACCTACGCGCACATTTCCGTCGAGACGTTCCTTTCTTCGGCGCGCCAAGCGATCGGATTCGAAGACGTCCTCAAGGGCTTGGTGAAATCGCTCGTGTTCGCGCTGATCATCGCACTCGTCGGCGCATACCAGGGGCTTTCGACGCGGGGCGGAGCGGCCGGCGTCGGTAAGGCGACCACCGGCGCGGTCGTCATTTCAATCATTCTTATCTTCATCTCGAACTTCGCGCTCTCGATGGTGTTGTTCGGTGGCCACTAG
- a CDS encoding ATP-binding cassette domain-containing protein: MATSVPNVIAKLDDISLSYGEKVILKNCSLDIVEGAITCIIGLSGAGKSTIVRLLDGLSRPQSGHVYHRGVDICHISERQLMDVRRKISLSFQFAALLDSLSIGDNVALPLQEQTHLSESEIQKIVVDALDSVGLSNTYDNLPSQLSGGMLKRAGFARAIVTRPELILYDEPTTGLDPIVTHLITDTIVRLRQKLQGTAVVISHDLQSIYMMADYVAMLFEGAIIAYGTVDEIKQSPNPIVQQFIQGSEIGPIPI; encoded by the coding sequence GTGGCCACTAGCGTGCCGAACGTCATCGCCAAGCTCGACGACATCAGCTTGAGCTACGGCGAGAAGGTCATTCTCAAGAACTGCTCCCTCGATATCGTCGAAGGGGCGATCACGTGCATTATCGGCCTCTCCGGCGCCGGTAAATCAACCATCGTGCGGTTGCTCGACGGTTTGAGCCGGCCGCAGTCCGGACACGTCTATCATCGCGGCGTGGACATTTGCCATATCTCCGAACGCCAGCTTATGGACGTGCGGCGCAAGATCAGCCTAAGTTTTCAATTCGCCGCGCTCTTGGATAGCCTCTCGATCGGCGACAACGTCGCCCTCCCGTTACAGGAGCAGACCCATCTCTCCGAATCGGAGATCCAGAAGATCGTCGTCGACGCGCTCGACTCGGTCGGCCTATCGAACACGTACGACAATCTTCCAAGCCAGCTCTCCGGCGGTATGCTCAAGCGGGCCGGCTTTGCCCGAGCGATCGTTACGCGCCCCGAATTGATTCTCTACGACGAGCCCACGACCGGGCTAGACCCGATCGTTACCCATTTGATTACCGATACGATCGTCCGCCTGCGCCAAAAGCTCCAGGGCACCGCGGTGGTGATTTCGCACGACTTGCAGTCCATATATATGATGGCCGATTACGTCGCTATGCTCTTCGAGGGGGCGATCATCGCCTACGGTACCGTAGACGAGATCAAGCAGTCGCCCAACCCGATCGTGCAGCAATTCATCCAAGGCTCCGAAATTGGCCCGATCCCGATCTAG